A single Salmo trutta chromosome 14, fSalTru1.1, whole genome shotgun sequence DNA region contains:
- the LOC115207127 gene encoding E3 ubiquitin-protein ligase TRIM39-like, whose translation MISPSSLLSEEQFECAICLDVFTDPVSIPCGHNFCKACIKGYWDSTDLCQCPLCNKIFHRRPEPDINRTLKGVAEHFKELRVRNAAEPGEVVCDVCTGRKRKALKSCLICLTSYCDTHLEHHQIAPALKRHQLINPVKNLEDRVCKKHNKLLELFCRTDQTCVCEFCSETDHKARNSVPLEEECDQRKAQLAKTEAKVKQMIQERLRKVKEIKHSVDLSKRHTEMDISGKVQVFTALVHSIEKFKAELIGVVEQKQEAAERWGEGLIKELEQEITELKRISSELGQLPHSEDHLQLLQSSPSWCLPVKTKDWSEISVQSHPRMGYMKRAVSQLEDKLMSKVKRFHNEMENELRTLCEAKTKKIQQYAMDVTLDPDTAHPELILSVDGKQVRCGDQSQNFLKNPKRFTYTYSVLGKEGFSSGKSYFEVQVKGKTEWELGVATESINRQGWLPLSPEDGLWTFGLDTDNDYVPNDPKVHHHLKKKPQKVGVFVDYEEGRVSIYDVDATARSHICSFTGYKFTEKLYPYFNCGYPDGKRNIAPLVISPVSHMTGPVLGVSVDINK comes from the coding sequence TCGAGTGCGCTATCTGTCTGGATGTGTTTACTGACCCAGTCTCCATCCCGTGTGGACACAACTTCTGCAAGGCCTGTATCAAAGGATACTGGGATAGCACAGATCTGTGCCAGTGTCCCCTGTGTAACAAGATATTCCACAGAAGACCTGAACCAGATATCAACAGAACACTCAAAGGAGTTGCGGAACATTTTAAGGAATTGAGAGTGAGAAACGCTGCAGAGCCTGGAGAAGTGGTCTGTGATGTCTGCACTGGCAGGAAGCGCAAGGCTCTGAAATCCTGCCTCATTTGTCTGACCTCGTACTGTGACACTCATCTGGAGCATCATCAGATAGCCCCAGCCCTGAAGAGACACCAACTCATCAACCCTGTAAAGAACCTTGAAGACAGGGTATGTAAGAAGCACAACAAACTCCTCGAGCTGTTCTGTAGGACTGACCagacatgtgtgtgtgagttctgcTCTGAGACTGACCACAAGGCTCGCAACAGCGTACCTCTGGAAGAAGAATGTGACCAAAGGAAGGCTCAGCTTGCGAAGACAGAAGCAAAGGTGAAGCAGATGATTCAGGAGCGTCTGCGGAAGGTCAAGGAGATCAAACACTCAGTAGATCTCAGCAAGAGACACACTGAGATGGATATATCTGGCAAAGTGCAGGTATTCACCGCTCTAGTTCACTCCATTGAGAAATTTAAGGCTGAGCTCATTGGTGTGGTTGAGCAGAAGCAAGAAGCTGCAGAGAGGTGGGGTGAAGGTCTTATTAAAGAACTGGAGCAAGAAATCACTGAGCTGAAGAGGATAAGCTCTGAGCTGGGGCAGCTCCCACACAGTGAGGACCATCTCCAACTCCTCCAGAGCTCCCCATCCTGGTGTCTCCCAGTAAAGACCAAGGACTGGTCTGAGATCAGTGTTCAAAGCCACCCGCGCATGGGGTACATGAAAAGAGCTGTATCTCAGCTGGAGGACAAACTGATGAGTAAGGTAAAGAGATTTCATAATGAGATGGAGAATGAGCTGAGGACGTTGTGTGAAGCTAAGACAAAGAAGATTCAGCAGTATGCAATGGATGTGACTCTGGACCCTGATACAGCACATCCTGAACTAATCCTGTCCGTGGATGGGAAACAAGTGAGGTGTGGGGACCAATCACAGAATTTCTTGAAGAACCCAAAGAGGTTTACTTATACATACAGTGTCCTGGGGAAGGAAGGGTTCTCCTCAGGGAAATCTTACTTTGAGGTACAGGTGAAGGGGAAGACTGAATGGGAATTAGGAGTGGCCACTGAGTCGATCAATAGGCAGGGGTGGTTACCACTGAGCCCTGAGGATGGACTCTGGACTTTTGGCCTGGATACAGATAATGACTATGTGCCTAATGACCCCAAAGTACACCACCACCTGAAAAAGAAGCCCCAGAAGGTGGGGGTGTTTGTGGATTATGAGGAGGGTCGGGTCTCCATTTATGACGTGGATGCCACAGCCAGATCTCACATCTGCTCTTTCACTGGCTACAAATTCACTGAGAAACTCTATCCATACTTCAACTGCGGGTATCCTGATGGTAAAAGAAACATAGCTCCACTGGTCATCTCTCCTGTCAGTCACATGACTGGCCCAGTGCTAGGGGTGTCAGTCGATATAAACAAATAG